The proteins below come from a single Aquarana catesbeiana isolate 2022-GZ linkage group LG12, ASM4218655v1, whole genome shotgun sequence genomic window:
- the LOC141113592 gene encoding uncharacterized protein isoform X2, translated as MNPLFKDPEFLTSFISKYREMRNLWEVKHPQYYAKHVRKSTLERLLAFVQATIPEATMETLLKKIGGLRNMYKREHKKIQESRRSGASADDVYVPRLWYYNQLRFLDDQNEARPSLSTLPSTLPSTLPSTPAEADEEQAGSSILDEPDMTIWSQDESIQEECGESGRQEETRPMDSLEEAGFTIILEEAGPSVRQEVAAPSEVAAPSEVAGPSRSLTESQVPPLHLPKKRARKGMVTQDASLRLMQEATRFLKSPPEAEESYGCYLASRLLQMDWEQRLICERLFGETIHKGLQGTLTQNTQLHEAAPPPPPPPPPPPPPPPPPATTETPEPQPQKKATGKAAGQRGGKAAGKRRK; from the exons atgaatcccctatttaaggatccagagttccttacatcttttatttccaaatatcgagagatgaggaatttgtgggaggtgaaacaccctcagtattatgctaagcatgtgaggaagtcaacgctggagagacttctggcctttgtccaggcgaccatcccggaagcaacaatggagacattgctcaagaaaattgggggcttgaggaacatgtataagagggagcataagaagatccaggaatcaaggagatcaggagcatcagcagatgatgtttatgtacccaggctgtggtactacaatcaactccgttttctggatgaccagaatgaagccaggccatcactttcaacccttccctccacccttccctccacccttccctccaccccagcagaggctgatgaggagcaagctgggtcttccatcctggatgaaccagatatgaccatctggagtcag gatgagtccatccaggaggaatgtggggaaagtggaaggcaggaggagaccaggcccatggacagcctggaggaggccggattcaccatcatcctggaggaggctgggcccagtgtcaggcaggaggtggctgctcccagtgaggtggctgctcccagtgag gtggctgggcccagtagaagcctgaccgaatcccaagtgcctcccctccaccttcccaaaaaaagggccaggaaggggatggtcacacaggacgcatccctgcgcctcatgcaagaggccacccgttttttaaaaagcccccccgaagcggaagaatcctatggctgctacttagccagcaggcttcttcagatggattgggagcagcgcctcatttgtgagcgcctatttggggaaacaatccataaggggctgcagggcacgctaacacaaaacacccaactacatgaggcagccccccctcctcctcctcctcctcctcctcctcctcctcctcctcctcctcctgccacaactgaaacaccagagccacagcctcaaaagaaggctacagggaaggctgcagggcagcgtggaggaaaggctgcagggaagagaagaaaatga
- the LOC141113592 gene encoding uncharacterized protein isoform X1: MNPLFKDPEFLTSFISKYREMRNLWEVKHPQYYAKHVRKSTLERLLAFVQATIPEATMETLLKKIGGLRNMYKREHKKIQESRRSGASADDVYVPRLWYYNQLRFLDDQNEARPSLSTLPSTLPSTLPSTPAEADEEQAGSSILDEPDMTIWSQDESIQEECGESGRQEETRPMDSLEEAGFTIILEEAGPSVRQEVAAPSEVAAPSEVAAPSEVAGPSEVAGPSRSLTESQVPPLHLPKKRARKGMVTQDASLRLMQEATRFLKSPPEAEESYGCYLASRLLQMDWEQRLICERLFGETIHKGLQGTLTQNTQLHEAAPPPPPPPPPPPPPPPPPATTETPEPQPQKKATGKAAGQRGGKAAGKRRK, encoded by the exons atgaatcccctatttaaggatccagagttccttacatcttttatttccaaatatcgagagatgaggaatttgtgggaggtgaaacaccctcagtattatgctaagcatgtgaggaagtcaacgctggagagacttctggcctttgtccaggcgaccatcccggaagcaacaatggagacattgctcaagaaaattgggggcttgaggaacatgtataagagggagcataagaagatccaggaatcaaggagatcaggagcatcagcagatgatgtttatgtacccaggctgtggtactacaatcaactccgttttctggatgaccagaatgaagccaggccatcactttcaacccttccctccacccttccctccacccttccctccaccccagcagaggctgatgaggagcaagctgggtcttccatcctggatgaaccagatatgaccatctggagtcag gatgagtccatccaggaggaatgtggggaaagtggaaggcaggaggagaccaggcccatggacagcctggaggaggccggattcaccatcatcctggaggaggctgggcccagtgtcaggcaggaggtggctgctcccagtgaggtggctgctcccagtgaggtggctgctcccagtgaggtggctgggccaagcgaggtggctgggcccagtagaagcctgaccgaatcccaagtgcctcccctccaccttcccaaaaaaagggccaggaaggggatggtcacacaggacgcatccctgcgcctcatgcaagaggccacccgttttttaaaaagcccccccgaagcggaagaatcctatggctgctacttagccagcaggcttcttcagatggattgggagcagcgcctcatttgtgagcgcctatttggggaaacaatccataaggggctgcagggcacgctaacacaaaacacccaactacatgaggcagccccccctcctcctcctcctcctcctcctcctcctcctcctcctcctcctcctgccacaactgaaacaccagagccacagcctcaaaagaaggctacagggaaggctgcagggcagcgtggaggaaaggctgcagggaagagaagaaaatga